TCCCAGCACTCATCCTGATGTTAGTCGACTGAATTCTTCCCTCATATGACCCAGGCTCTTCTCAAGCTGCTGCCTCTGTACCTGAGCAACCTTGTGCTCGAGCCCTTTAAGAGAAGCATCTGTTTCCCACAACCCTTTGTCTCTTTGGGACGTAGTCCCTGCTGTTTTTCTTCGTTGTTTTttgtgagaaacagagaggaaaagatagggacagacagacaaggaaggaagagagatgagaagcatcagttcttcattgtggctccttggtctccttagttgttcattgattgctttctcatatgtgccttgattggggggctccagcagagtgagtgaccccttgctcaagccagcgatcttaggctttatgccagtgacctttgggctcaagctagtgaccatggggtcatgtctatgatcccacactcaagcctgcgtccctgcactcaagctggtgagcccgtgctcaagccagaggagcctgcactcaagcggggaccttggggtttctaacctgggtcctctgcatcccagtccgaaactCGATCCActacatcactgcctggtcaggcaaagccagATGTTATGAGTACTCCTCTTCCTGGCTCAGGTACTCTGGGCTAGGGAGTCAGGTATGGGGCTTGGACCCCTTGCTCATGAAGGGGTCCTCCAAAGCCTAGCTATCCTCCCTGTTTATTAATCTTCACACTGTGGGTGTGGGACCTGCCcagtctgcctctccacccctttcacctgtcttgatgtggcttctttatatATCCTCAGTTTCAGGAactctgttcagctagtctttcAGTGTTTCTCAGTGATAGTttataatttagttataattttcaTATGTTCATGGGAGAAAGTGAGTTCAGGTTTTACCTACTCTGCCCCTTGCTGTTGGAATTTTGAAAGGGATTGCACTGAATATGTATGTTGTTTTGGTAGTGTAGACATTCTAACAATGTTAGTTCTTCTGATCCCTGAGCATGgaatatcttcattttatttgtgtcttcagtttctttcatcatTGCTTTATAAGACCTGTTCAGTGTACAGGTCTTTGACCTTAATTAAAtttgttcctaggtattttattctatttgatgcaattgtaaattggattattttcttaatttctcttaggAAATTTCATAACTAAAGactttcaggaagaaaatataacTAGTAGGTGATAGAAAGGTTTAGATACTGGAAGCATGCTAGATTACCAAGGGAACCTGGGAACCTGGTGGCCATCTTTAGTCCGTGGAGTACCATCATAGCCTCCCCCGCGCATCCTGCATTGGCCTCCAGCAGACGCTGACTCTAGACGAGGAGACTtattgttgtgtttttatatttgtaaatggGTTTATGCAGAGGGTGATTTGACAGGAAGGCATTTATAGTTTCCTAATCAGGTTTGAGACTATTTCCTGCTGGGTTCTAATACTGTCTTTAATGTTATGTTATCTTGTTGatacacaatttaaaatagaataataatttgtgttcatttttttttttataggttgCAGAACTTTTATTCCAAACTGCCCAAAATGCGGGGATCAATTTTGACACTGTGTGTGGAGTACCTTACACAGCTTTACCATTGGCGACAGTTATCTGTTCAACCAACCAAATCCCAATGGTCattagaagaaaagaaaccaaggatTATGGTAAAATGAAAGTAGCATCCAGATCAAGTTGACATGTCACTGCATGCTGCTGGGAGTTTCTGTTCTAGGCCCGGCTGTTTTACCAGTCGCCTTGGCTGTTCTCCATGTGCCCTCTCAGTTTTTAGGTTTTGTGGAATTCGTTAACTGTTGCTATGAGTCTCcttcctttagagcagtggttcccaaccttttttgggccgcggaccggtttaatgtcagaaaatattttcaccgatcgtcctttagggtgggacagataaatgtatcacgtgaccgagacaagtgtcaagagtgagtgttagatggatgtaacagagggaatctggtcattttttaaaaaaaaaaacatcgttcagacttaaatataaataaaacagaaataatgtaagttatttattctttctctgcggaccggtaccaagtggcccacagaccagagccggtccgcggcctgggggttggggaccactgctttagagtccAGGAGTGAAAAGGCACTGAAAAAAGTGCTGTGTTTTGCACTGTGTCTGTGAGATGCAGCATTTTCTCCAGCCCTTCTCCTGTCAGCACAGTGTTCTAAGAGTACTCTCCTggtatgtttatatttaaattacatgAAGAAAAACGAATGAATAAAATTACTCAAAGCAATAGAAATGCCACTTAAATTCTTAATGAAGATAGTTTTTCCATGGGTCCGTGGCAATAGGTAATCAGGTGGGTGTGTTAAAAATGGGGTTGGTTAAAAACCAAATCAATCTATTAAACATATTGGAACTGACTTTATAATTGATATTAAGGATgtaatgggttttttgtttgttttgctttgtgttGCTGTGATAGTatttctgttatatatttttaaagtatcctTATCATTTATAGATGCATTCTAAAAGTATTTATGATAAAATCATGATTTCTGGAGAGTTACTTCAAAAAACtatgaggggaggaagagagcgTATAGCTGAAACAAGGCTGACCATGGGTTGTTAAATGGTTAAGTGCTGTATTTAGGGGTGTTTGTTAAACTATTTTgtctagttttgtttgtttgaaattgtctaactgttggccctggccagttggctcagcggtagagcgtcggcctggcgtgcgggggacccaggttcgattcccggccagggcacataggagaagctcccatttgcttctccagcccccctccttcctctctgtctctctcttcccctcctgcagccgaggctccattggagcaaagatgccccgggcgctggggatggctccttggcctctgccccaggcactagagtggttctggttggggcagagcgacgccccggaggggcagagcatcaccccctggtgggcagagtgtcgcccctggtgggcgtgccgggtggatcccggtcgggcgcatgcaggagtctgtctgactgtctctccccatttccagcttcagaaaaatacacacacacacacaaaaagaaattgtCTAACTGTTAAAAATAGGAAAACTTTTTGCTGCTTGAAGTCACATTGTTTTATCTCTATGAATCTACCCATAAGGaaactattatttctattttcttattatatgtctttaaaattatttcttagaataagattattaattttaaactatGCTTATAAATACTCTCAGTCTTGTGTTCTAGTTCGAGCTGACTCAGGTACACGTGCTGGTTCTTCAAGGGCCGGGAAGGAGTTGAGAGGGAGGAATGGAAAAGGGCGAAGGTGGTGCTGGCGAGAAACGTTCACCAGTTCATTTTATGTTTCAGAAAGACAAATTTGGTAGCagggaaatataaaaatgagtttgCAGCCTGAGTTATTTACATgttgtagatcaggggtccccaaactttttacacagggtccagttcactgtccctcagaccattggagggctggactataaaaaaaactatgaacaaatccctatgcacactgcacatatcttattttaaagtaaaaaaacaaaatgggaacaaatataacatttaaaataaaagaacaagtaaatttaaatcaacaaactgaccagtctttcaatgggaactatgctcccctcactgaccaccaatgaaagaggtgccccttccgaaagtgcggcgggggccggataaatggcctcagggggctgcatgtggcccgcgggccgttgtttggggacccctgttgtagatgATTTGAAAATAGTGTGTCTTGGGGGTTGGAATAGGAAAGTGTGTTACATTGTATTATAGTTCGTAAAGTGGTGTGCTTGGTCTAAATGGTTACTGAGTATTTTCTCTCCTGAATCTGTGTATGCAAAGGCCAATTTTCTGACTGATCTCGAAGAgtgaactgggtttttttttaatggaaaaagcaATGATTTCATTGGGGATATTGTGTTATTCGTTGTTTATCACTTTTCTTACCTAGGTTATCTTGCTTTAAGAAACCCCATATTTGAAATTGATCATAAACATATTAAGTGGTTTTTATTTACAGTGCAAAATAATTTGCTGGTTTTACTATAAATCCTCTGTATGTGTAACTAACAATTTTGGGATACAGAGACACCGAATAAAACAGTTGAAGATTCATTGAAGTAAAGTAGCTCATCAGAAAATAAGATTTAGATTATCTCTTTCTTTATAAATACATGCCACATTTATTTTGTAAGCTGCATCTTGAGTTGAATGAAATATTAAATTGGCATCATTATATTCTTTCTTGCCCAGGTACTAAGCGTCTTATAGAAGGGACTATTAATCCAGGAGAGAACTGTTTGATCATTGAAGATGTCATTACCAGTGGGTCCAGTGTCCTGGAAACTGTTGAGGCCCTTCAGAAGGAGGGCCTGCAGGTCACCGATGCTGTGGTGCTGCTGGACAGGGAGCAGGGGGGCAGGGACAGGCTGCAGGCGCACGGGATTCGGGTCCACTCAGTTTGTACATTGTCCGAAATGTTGGAGATTCTTGAGCAACAGAAGAAAATTGATGCCGAGATGGTCGAGAGAGTGAAGAGATTTATTCAGGAGAATGTTTTCGTGGCAGCCGATCAGAATGGTTCTCTCCCATCTATAAAGAAAGCACCTAAAGAACTCAGCTTTGGTGCACGTGCAGAGCTGCCCCGGACCCACCCAGTCACAGTGAAGCTTCTCAGGCTCATGCAAAAGAAGGAGACCAATCTGTGTCTGTCTGCTGACGTCTCAGAGTCCAGAGAACTGCTGCAGCTGGCAGACGTTCTAGGACCCAGCATCTGCGTGCTCAAGACTCATGTAgatattttgaatgattttacTCTGGATGTGATGAAGGAGTTAACAAATCTGGCAAAACACCATGAGTTCTTAATATTTGAAGACCGGAAATTTGCAGATATAGGAAACACAGTAAAAAAGCAGTATGAAGGTAAGTATTTCTCCGGAATCTGCAAGAATCAGAAACCCAGCATAGACTGAAGGAGAAAAAGCTATGTGTTGGCTCACGTCACTGAATAGAACAGGCGGTCAAGCATGGCTGGATCCAGGAGCTCGAGTGCTGTCTTTTCgacttgctttctttctcttcttctgtcagctctgctttcttccttctttctcaggtAGGCACACTCCACATACCTACCCCAGTTCAGTCACTGGAATATAGAATACCCTTAGGTATAGAAGAGCTAAAGGTATAGCTAACATGTTTACTGGCTTAGCTGGGTAATATGCCCAACCCCTGGTGAGGTGAGGTTGTTTACTCTGTAAGCTTCTTAAACTGAGATCTGGTCAAGGGTAGCTCCCCTGAAGAAAATGGGTGTGCTGGCGCCAGAAGACGGGGACATAGGTTCTAGGCAGGTAAAATGACAGAGCTTGGCCCTGGCAGAACACAGTGAGTCTAATATTTGAAGAATGAAAATTGCAGGTAtaggaaacaatgaaaaaatagtataaagtgataagatttatttttagcaGAAAAAATTTGGTtgataaacattcttttttaaaaaaacttatgttAAATAAGAACTCAGTATATATGTTGGTTTAAAAAGTTGCTTCTCTACCTGTTCTATGCAAATTTCTGCCATATTGTAcagatataatactttttttcacttattgttgtattttattttatcgtGTTGTTaacacttaaccctttgagtagtgaattttttttcatgctcactgacccccgggagtgagctattttttcaaaaactgaaattagttccagttccagttttattaagttaaaatcatgtttgtttgataaccaatttatggaaagaacaacatacatttgttttttttcaatgttgccttacacatttttaaaataaatcgattgtaCTCTGTATGGTCAGGAAGCACGaagacgtacatgaacgttcgtactactcaaagggttaaaggcaTCTTTTGAGATAACTTTTTTAAACTAATGTATGCATATTCTTAAGCTATTTCTTTAGGACAGATTTGTCTATAAAGGATTTTATGTGCCTAAATGTACAACTTTGAGTAGTTTATTGACTGATGTAAAAGTTATACAAACTTTCTATAGGTTTACATGTAATTCAAAAAATTATTAGGGTTATGCTTTGagctttgttttttgagagagagagagagagagagagagagagagaaacatcaagctgctcctgtatgagagagagagagagggagagagagagagagagacaggaacatcaagctgctcctggatgttccctgactggggaatcaaactggcatcCTCCGCACTCCGGGGTGGTGTTCCACCCAAGcaaactacctggccagggcttagtttttattgatttttaggttggggggggtggtggtgagcaTTTATTATTCCATTCAgtcgtgctttttttttttttttttttttggttgcttcccctgtttgtgccctggctggggatcataCCCACAACTTTGTTGTTTCTGGGTGAGGCTCTTAACCTACCGAGCTAACCTTTCagcttttaaaatgaatacaattGCCTATTAACATTTGAAGAGTTATAGAGAGGAACAAGTAGAGTTGAAAAATGGTAGAGTTGCTGTGAGATGCTTACAGAATGAAAGTCACCTTCAGAAGAATTTTCAAATGTTGGTATCTTTGAACTCCATAAACACTCACCTTCACTGGGGTCCACTTCTAATTGCATAAGTTTTAAGCTTCAGCCTACAAGGaaaaagtctttttaatttttattcagtgagaggaggggaggcagatagagagattcctgcatgcacccctactgggatccacccagcaagcccactagggggcgatgctctgcccctctggggcattgctccattttgCTCCGCAaccgagcttttcttagcacctaaggcaaagccatggagccttcctcagcacccagggacaacttgctccaattgagccatggctgcaggaggtgaacatagtgagagagagagagagagagagagagagagagagatgcaagaggggagggatggagaagcagatgggcacttctcctatgtgccctgactggaaattgaacctgggacagtcTGGGATGAACCTGATATTGAAAAACAGTTTCAGTgttgtttataaattaaatacagaacttgCAAGAGTTCTTTTCTTATCATCTCTCAACTAGCTTCTAGGTTGATGGATAAATTTTTCACACTTAGAACCATCTGTCCACTGAAACACTAAATTTTTGAAGCGTTTTACTGTTTCATTAACATGTTAGTAGAAGACTATTATTattctttggtatttttctgaagtgagaagcagggggcggcagtcagatagacttcccatgagcccaactgggatccacccggcatgctcaccagggggcggtgctctgcccatcaggggcattgctccactgcaatcagagccattctagcgcctgaggcagaggccatggagccgtcctcagtgcccgggcgaactttgctccaatggagccttggctgtgggaggggaagagagagacagagagagaaaggagagggggaggggtagagaagcagatgggcacttctcctgtgtgccctgaccgggaatcgaacccgggacttccacacgccggtcCGActttctaccgctgagccaaccggccagggcctaatagaagactattttatattgtaattggTTGGCTGGGCAAAAAGATAAAGGTGTTTGTGTGAAATTTGACAaatgtcttttccccccttcttcttAGGTGGTGTCTTTAAAATAGCTTCCTGGGCAGATCTGGTCAATGCGCACGTGGTGCCAGGCCCAGGAGTGGTGAAAGGCCTGCAGGAAGTCGGCCTGTCTTCGCAGCGGGCGTGCCTGCTCATTGCAGAA
This region of Saccopteryx leptura isolate mSacLep1 chromosome 8, mSacLep1_pri_phased_curated, whole genome shotgun sequence genomic DNA includes:
- the UMPS gene encoding uridine 5'-monophosphate synthase; translated protein: MCMYPVAMAAAGAVLQSLVTGLYDVQAFKFGNFVLKSGLSSPVYIDLRGIVSRPRLLSQVAELLFQTAQNAGINFDTVCGVPYTALPLATVICSTNQIPMVIRRKETKDYGTKRLIEGTINPGENCLIIEDVITSGSSVLETVEALQKEGLQVTDAVVLLDREQGGRDRLQAHGIRVHSVCTLSEMLEILEQQKKIDAEMVERVKRFIQENVFVAADQNGSLPSIKKAPKELSFGARAELPRTHPVTVKLLRLMQKKETNLCLSADVSESRELLQLADVLGPSICVLKTHVDILNDFTLDVMKELTNLAKHHEFLIFEDRKFADIGNTVKKQYEGGVFKIASWADLVNAHVVPGPGVVKGLQEVGLSSQRACLLIAEMSSAGSLATGDYTKAAVRMAEEHSEFVIGFISGSRVSMKPEFVHLTPGVQLEAGGDHLGQQYNSPQEVIGKRGSDIIIVGRGITASANRLEAAELYRKAAWEAYLSRLGI